The genomic segment GGGACATGATTCTACCCCCTTTTACACAAGTAAATTATACGAAGGATTACCAAAAGAAGAGATCACCAAATATACCGAAAATTTCATTTCTCCCGAACTTCTCGATAAAATTTTTTCCAAGACAAGCGAACGGATGGAAGAACTACCCGATAGTAGCGTTCATCTTATGGTGACCTCTCCCCCTTATAATGTTGGGAAAGAATATGACGAGAATCTTACTTTAACCGAATATAGAGCATTTTTGAAAAGGGTATGGAACGAGGTTAAGAGAGTTTTGGTCCCCGGAGGTAGGGCATGTATCAATATTGCTAACTTGGGTAGAAAGCCTTATATCCCTCTACATGCTTTTGTTATTGAAGATATGATGGATTTAGGGTTTTTAATGAGAGGAGAAATCATTTGGAATAAGGCTTCGAGCGGGAGTCCCTCCACTGCTTGGGGGAGCTGGCTTTCAGCTAAAAATCCGACCCTGAGAGACATTCATGAATATATTTTGATCTTTTCAAAAGGTATGTTTTCTAGGGAAAATATTTTTAGAAGGCGGACCACCATCTCAAAAGAAGAATTTCTTGAATTCACAAAAAGTGTCTGGACATTTTATGCGGAACCAGCCACAAAGGTTGGACATCCCGCTCCTTTTCCTGTGGAGTTACCTTATCGACTGATCCAGCTCTATACCTTTGAAGGGGAGGTCGTTTTGGATCCCTTTATGGGGAGTGGACAGACCGCGGTGGCCGCGATCAAAACCAGGCGCCATTACATCGGATATGAGATCAACAAAGAGTACGTAAAACTGGCAGAGAGGCGGATTAAAGAATTTTTGTTAAATAACCAGCCGGATTTGTTTTCTTTGGCAAGAAAGGGCTCTGGTTGAAAAAAAAGAAATCTGGGATAGAATCCAAAGGCCGTTCGTGTCCTTTTAGACTTTTAAAAGTCTGTTTTCGTCTAGGATGATAACTGAATTGATGATAGAACTATGATTTATTCCCTTTACAGCCACGGGCGAAAGGCCTTACTTATCTTGAACTATGGCACCTCTGAAATCCGTTAAATTACCCCCAGGCGGAGGGATAGGTAAAATAACCGATAGTACCCCTACAGAAAAAAATTTTTCTTTTTTTTCCTAAAATATTATCCTATCAAGGGTCTTCCCTTTCAATCGAAATCCAGTGTCATGATCAAAAAGATTTTATGATTCAAAAAAGAGATTCCATCTGCATTACGGGGGTGGGGGTGGTCTCATCGATCGGGGTGGGGAAGGAGGCCTTCGTCTCTTCGTTGAAGGCTGGCCGATCGGGCATCGATGAGATTGAAACGTTCGATACCCGGTTCTCCCGGTCGAAAAAGGCAGGGATCGTCCGGAGCTTCGATCCAAAGGATTTCATCCCCGCAGGCAAGATCCGGCGTCTGGATCGGGCAAGCCAGTTTGCCATCGCTGCCTCGAAGATGGCCCTCACCGATGCAGGGTTTTCTGTCACGGATGAGAACCGGGATAGGGTGGGGGTCGTCCTGGGTTCGGGTTTCTGTGGGCTTTCGAGCTCCGAGGAGTTTCACAGGGGGCAGGTGTTAAAAGGTTTCTTGGATTTAAATCCCATGCTTTTTCCCAATACCGTCCCCAATGCGGCTTCGAGCCACGTCTCCATCGAACTGGGGATTCAAGGGGTGAATTCTACCCTTGTACAGTCTTTTTGCACGGCGGAGGCGGCCATCCTCTTCGCCTGCGACCAGATCCGAAAGGGCAGGGCCGATCTCATCCTGACGGGCGGGGTGGATGAGCTGAGCGAGTTTCTCTTCCGGGGGTTTTCGGACCTCCGCCTTCTCGCGAGGGATGAAGGCCATGGAGAGAGGTCCTGCCCTTACGATCGGACGAGGAACGGGATCGTACTGGGGGAGGGGTCAGGGGTCCTGGTGGTGGAGGCCGAGGCCCATGCCCAAGCAAGAGGTGCCAGGATCTACGGCTACATATTAGGGTATGGGCTGGTGGGCGATTCGGGGAGAGGAATTGGAGTCGAGGAGATCAGGCGGTCGGTCTTAAAGGCCATGAGAGGATGGGAGGGGATAAATGTCGATTACATCAGCGGCGCTGGAAATTCATCCAAGGTCCTGGACGCGATGGAGGCCAGGGGGATCAAGCTGGCCTTTCCCGATGGATATGGTCACATCCCGGTCACGTCGGTCAAATCGATGCTCGGAGAGGCCATCGCCTCGGGCGGGGTGAGGATGGTGGCCGAGGTGCTCTCCATGGAGCACGGCTTCATCCCGCCGACGATCCATTATCGATTCCCCGATCCGGATTGCGATCTCCGATATGTCACCCGGCCCGAGTTGGGTCGCCAGATCCGACGCCTTCTCCACCTGGGGATCTCCCCGGGTGATTGTTACGCGGCCATTCTCCTGGGACGATCATGGAACCCATAGCCGGCATTGGCCACCTCATCCTCCTCTTCACCCTGATCCATTTCACCCTGGGCCGGTCTTTCTCCGTCCTCTTTGCCATCCTCAATCAGATGCCTTTTTTCCTCTATTTTCCTCTCGCCCTCGCCTATGACTATGTCCAGATCCCTGTCTACGGCCTGCTCTTGGAACAATCGAGCAAGAGGCTCTTTCTCGTCCGGTGGCTTACCCGCAAAACCGAGAAGGTGATCGCCAGCCTTCAAGAGAGGCCCCTTATGAAGAGGGTGTTGTCCCTCGGCAATGTCGGCCTCATCCTCCTCTCCGCCCTCCCCATACGCGGTTTTGGAATCCTTTCGGGAAGCATCGTCAGTTTCTTCCTGAGGAAGGGAAGGCGGGAGGGGACCCTGCTTCTGATGACCGGTTCGGTGATCGGCATCTTCATCGTGATGGGGATCGCCAAAGGGGCGCTCAAGGTGTTATCTTTTATCCTGTGAGAGGGTTTATGACCGATCCCGGGATCTCCGGGTTTCTGTCTATTTCAGAGGATGGAGAAATCAACGCCCTTCATGAACCTGCCCCACGGCTTTCCTTTCAGGATGATCGATCGGGTCCTCGAGGTCGAGCCCGGGAGGCGAGCGGTTGCGGTTAAACAGGTGAGTATCGACGAACCCTACCTTCAGGGCCATTACCCGAAGGAGCCGCTCCTTCCCTCCCTGCTCATCCTGGAGGCCCTGGCTCAGACGGCGGGGATGGCCTTTCTTTCGTCCACCGAAGGGAAGGAAGGCGTGCCCTTTCTGGCCAAGGTGGAGACCTTTCGGGTCGATGGGAAGGTCCTTCCCGGAGATTCCCTGACGTTGGAGGCGGAGATCGAACATATCTTTTCGAACCTCGCCAAGGTAAGGGTGAGGGCGAGGGTTGAGGAAGAG from the Thermodesulfobacteriota bacterium genome contains:
- a CDS encoding site-specific DNA-methyltransferase; protein product: MVFNRRKNGTKTSPFGSPGRVGHDSTPFYTSKLYEGLPKEEITKYTENFISPELLDKIFSKTSERMEELPDSSVHLMVTSPPYNVGKEYDENLTLTEYRAFLKRVWNEVKRVLVPGGRACINIANLGRKPYIPLHAFVIEDMMDLGFLMRGEIIWNKASSGSPSTAWGSWLSAKNPTLRDIHEYILIFSKGMFSRENIFRRRTTISKEEFLEFTKSVWTFYAEPATKVGHPAPFPVELPYRLIQLYTFEGEVVLDPFMGSGQTAVAAIKTRRHYIGYEINKEYVKLAERRIKEFLLNNQPDLFSLARKGSG
- a CDS encoding small multi-drug export protein, with amino-acid sequence MEPIAGIGHLILLFTLIHFTLGRSFSVLFAILNQMPFFLYFPLALAYDYVQIPVYGLLLEQSSKRLFLVRWLTRKTEKVIASLQERPLMKRVLSLGNVGLILLSALPIRGFGILSGSIVSFFLRKGRREGTLLLMTGSVIGIFIVMGIAKGALKVLSFIL
- the fabZ gene encoding 3-hydroxyacyl-ACP dehydratase FabZ produces the protein MEKSTPFMNLPHGFPFRMIDRVLEVEPGRRAVAVKQVSIDEPYLQGHYPKEPLLPSLLILEALAQTAGMAFLSSTEGKEGVPFLAKVETFRVDGKVLPGDSLTLEAEIEHIFSNLAKVRVRARVEEEVVAEGVVVLARGTG
- a CDS encoding beta-ketoacyl-[acyl-carrier-protein] synthase family protein → MIQKRDSICITGVGVVSSIGVGKEAFVSSLKAGRSGIDEIETFDTRFSRSKKAGIVRSFDPKDFIPAGKIRRLDRASQFAIAASKMALTDAGFSVTDENRDRVGVVLGSGFCGLSSSEEFHRGQVLKGFLDLNPMLFPNTVPNAASSHVSIELGIQGVNSTLVQSFCTAEAAILFACDQIRKGRADLILTGGVDELSEFLFRGFSDLRLLARDEGHGERSCPYDRTRNGIVLGEGSGVLVVEAEAHAQARGARIYGYILGYGLVGDSGRGIGVEEIRRSVLKAMRGWEGINVDYISGAGNSSKVLDAMEARGIKLAFPDGYGHIPVTSVKSMLGEAIASGGVRMVAEVLSMEHGFIPPTIHYRFPDPDCDLRYVTRPELGRQIRRLLHLGISPGDCYAAILLGRSWNP